Proteins encoded in a region of the Mercenaria mercenaria strain notata chromosome 1, MADL_Memer_1, whole genome shotgun sequence genome:
- the LOC123542939 gene encoding uncharacterized protein LOC123542939, whose amino-acid sequence MGNHSSKRCKRKPRGLKCRCNQPDDKLSDDERNPTERFEGTTPESYEKLLAWMVEMAENDEADLTSPEFVEHLTTVCADKLDQNTPLSTTSALPIRQKSLEVQAPQQSLDSSSSSHISETSKCREDLLHPKTKFRRAMLSRQSTVDYSDDSDVRREVFGNGSFESDTDTKIVSPDSLLINNIGETSFTNRIRPPLRKNQSCTTYRNYNANITDLLNGSSRKKSKSLMTIRKMLSETRNDEEIAPITEETVIKVLDDDMLDGNIADILYSVEALWPQPPKYLNRKQKGYSLS is encoded by the coding sequence ACGACGAACGCAATCCGACAGAAAGATTTGAGGGAACCACACCGGAATCTTACGAAAAGCTGTTAGCTTGGATGGTCGAAATGGCTGAAAATGACGAAGCGGACCTAACCTCGCCGGAATTTGTTGAGCATTTGACAACGGTGTGTGCCGACAAACTTGATCAAAATACACCTCTGTCAACTACTTCTGCTCTACCAATTCGTCAAAAGTCTTTAGAGGTTCAAGCCCCTCAGCAATCTTTAGATTCTAGTAGTAGTTCTCATATTAGTGAAACTTCAAAGTGTAGAGAAGACCTGTTACATCCTAAAACAAAATTTCGAAGGGCAATGCTCAGTCGGCAAAGTACAGTTGATTATTCAGACGATAGTGACGTCCGCAGGGAAGTATTTGGTAACGGCAGTTTTGAGAGTGATACGGATACTAAGATTGTAAGTCCAGACTCACTTTTGATAAACAATATAGGGGAAACTTCTTTCACGAATCGAATTAGACCCCCACTACGTAAAAATCAAAGCTGTACGACATACCGAAATTATAATGCTAATATCACAGACTTACTGAATGGAAGCTCGCGCAAAAAGAGCAAAAGTTTAATGACAATTAGAAAGATGTTGTCAGAAACGAGAAATGACGAAGAAATAGCTCCAATTACTGAAGAAACAGTAATTAAAGTATTAGATGATGACATGTTAGATGGAAATATTGCCGATATTCTTTATTCAGTGGAAGCGTTATGGCCACAACCGCCAAAATATCTTAATAGGAAACAAAAAGGATATAGCTTAAGTTGA